In Carnobacterium sp. CP1, the following are encoded in one genomic region:
- a CDS encoding DMT family transporter, protein MGKAKLKVIAAMLIFGTISLFVKNIALASSEIALYRGILGSLFLLMVLLIKRDKVPWPRLKENRVPLLLSGAAIGFNWILLFEAYKYTTVSNATLSYYFAPVFVMLASPFIFKEKLTAVRVGCILLAMVGMYLIVGRGTVGGEGFKHPLGILYGIGAAAFYACVVILNKFLKGLSGLESTMFQLMIASLVLAPYIFITEGFDVLAIPKVSLPYLLVLGVVHTGVAYVLYFSAMQELKSQTIATLSYIDPISAVLVSALFLNENLTPIQLIGGIFILGSTFISESGLLERDGIKVNRKVKSE, encoded by the coding sequence ATGGGGAAAGCAAAATTAAAAGTGATAGCAGCCATGCTGATATTTGGAACAATCAGTTTATTCGTTAAAAATATCGCATTGGCATCGAGTGAAATAGCCTTGTATCGGGGGATACTGGGAAGTTTATTTTTATTGATGGTTTTGCTGATCAAGCGAGACAAAGTACCTTGGCCGCGTTTAAAGGAAAACAGAGTTCCGTTGCTGCTTTCTGGAGCAGCTATTGGTTTTAATTGGATATTGTTGTTTGAAGCGTATAAATACACTACCGTTTCCAACGCTACTTTAAGCTATTATTTCGCGCCGGTATTCGTTATGCTGGCTTCGCCTTTTATCTTCAAAGAAAAACTGACCGCAGTAAGAGTCGGCTGTATCCTGCTGGCTATGGTTGGGATGTATTTGATCGTCGGCAGAGGCACGGTAGGCGGAGAAGGGTTCAAGCATCCGCTTGGTATTTTGTATGGCATCGGAGCAGCGGCTTTTTATGCCTGTGTAGTGATTCTGAACAAGTTTTTGAAAGGTCTATCCGGCTTGGAAAGTACGATGTTCCAATTAATGATCGCTTCTTTAGTTTTAGCACCGTACATATTTATAACCGAAGGCTTTGATGTACTGGCTATTCCAAAAGTTTCTTTGCCCTATCTTTTGGTTTTAGGAGTCGTCCATACTGGTGTAGCTTATGTATTGTATTTTTCAGCCATGCAAGAACTGAAAAGCCAGACGATTGCAACGTTAAGCTATATTGATCCAATTTCAGCTGTCTTGGTTTCAGCATTATTCTTAAATGAAAACCTAACTCCTATTCAGCTGATTGGCGGGATCTTTATTTTAGGGTCTACTTTTATCAGTGAAAGCGGTCTGTTAGAACGAGACGGCATTAAAGTAAACCGTAAAGTAAAAAGCGAATGA
- the purB gene encoding adenylosuccinate lyase, with translation MIERYTRPEMGKLWTDENRYNTWLEVEILAAEAWAELGEIPKEEAKKIRDHASFDTKRILEIEAETRHDVVAFTRAVSESLGEERKWVHYGLTSTDVVDTAYGYQLKQVNEVLRRDLTNFLDILGEKAKAYKYTVMMGRTHGVHAEPTTFGLKLALWYSEMKRNIERFEHAAEGIEAGKISGAVGTFANIPPFVEKYVCEQLGIRPQEISTQILPRDLHAEYVATLALIATSIEKFATEIRSLQKSETREVEEYFAKGQKGSSAMPHKRNPIGSENVTGLARVIRGHMLTAYDNVVLWHERDISHSSAERIILPDTTILLDYILNRFGQLIQNLTVFPENMRRNMDATYGLIYSQRVLLKLIDKGLSREQAYDLVQPKTAVSWESHIPFRDLLEGDSEIMSKLTLEDLDDAFDYRYHLKNVDELFERVGL, from the coding sequence ATGATCGAACGGTATACGAGACCTGAAATGGGAAAACTATGGACAGATGAAAATCGTTACAACACCTGGTTAGAAGTCGAGATTTTAGCTGCCGAAGCGTGGGCTGAGTTAGGCGAGATCCCAAAAGAAGAAGCAAAGAAAATTCGTGACCATGCAAGCTTTGATACCAAACGTATTTTAGAAATCGAAGCAGAAACGAGACACGATGTCGTAGCGTTTACGCGGGCTGTCTCTGAATCTCTGGGCGAAGAACGCAAATGGGTCCACTATGGATTGACCAGTACCGATGTTGTTGATACGGCATATGGGTATCAATTAAAACAAGTCAATGAAGTGCTGCGGCGGGATTTAACGAACTTTTTGGATATTCTGGGGGAAAAAGCTAAAGCTTACAAGTACACGGTAATGATGGGAAGAACGCATGGTGTACATGCTGAGCCGACCACATTTGGGCTCAAACTAGCTCTTTGGTATTCAGAAATGAAACGCAACATCGAACGTTTTGAACATGCGGCTGAAGGAATTGAAGCCGGGAAAATCAGTGGAGCGGTTGGAACGTTCGCCAACATACCGCCTTTTGTCGAAAAATACGTTTGTGAACAATTAGGAATTCGACCGCAGGAGATCTCAACCCAAATCTTGCCGCGCGATTTACATGCTGAATACGTCGCGACTCTGGCTTTGATTGCCACAAGCATTGAAAAATTTGCGACTGAGATCCGCAGCCTGCAAAAATCAGAAACTCGGGAAGTCGAAGAGTATTTTGCAAAAGGTCAAAAAGGCTCTTCAGCTATGCCGCACAAACGCAATCCCATTGGCTCGGAAAATGTGACCGGACTAGCACGGGTGATTCGCGGGCACATGCTGACAGCGTATGACAATGTCGTCTTATGGCACGAACGCGATATTTCGCATTCTTCAGCTGAACGAATCATTTTGCCGGACACAACGATTTTATTGGATTACATCTTGAATCGTTTTGGTCAGTTGATTCAGAATCTAACGGTGTTTCCTGAAAATATGAGACGCAATATGGATGCGACTTACGGCTTGATCTACAGCCAACGTGTGCTGTTGAAACTGATCGATAAAGGATTGAGCCGTGAACAAGCGTATGACTTGGTGCAGCCTAAAACCGCTGTTTCATGGGAAAGCCATATCCCGTTTCGTGATTTGTTAGAAGGCGACAGCGAAATCATGTCTAAATTAACGTTGGAAGATTTAGACGATGCATTCGATTACCGCTACCATTTAAAAAACGTGGATGAATTATTTGAACGAGTAGGACTTTAA
- the purK gene encoding 5-(carboxyamino)imidazole ribonucleotide synthase: MILPHLIVPGKTIGIIGGGQLGRMMTLAAKQLGYRVGVLDPEADCPTAQVADWQIVAKYDDQEALMDLAMKCDVLTYEFENVDADMIDNIEKTVSVPQGSELLSITQDRLLEKAYLEMNNINLAPYATIISLQDIEEAVASIGFPCVLKSIRGSSEGKGQYVLYSEDNIAECEELLRFGTCVLEAWIPFERELSVMIIRNEAGEVATFPVTENIYRRNILHQSIVPARIQDEVAEEAVRIAATIAESLNLVGSLGVELFLTSSGALYVNELVPRPNNAGLYSIEACSISQFEAHIRTICGWPLPEIELHSKAVITNILGEHLEGAKLQIQLKPDWHFHYYGKKGTVKGQKMGHITVLTDDIEKTLATINDTGVWG, from the coding sequence ATGATCTTGCCTCATTTAATCGTTCCTGGAAAAACTATCGGTATTATTGGCGGCGGACAATTAGGCCGCATGATGACTCTGGCAGCCAAGCAGCTGGGGTATCGCGTCGGTGTGCTAGATCCTGAAGCGGATTGTCCGACAGCACAAGTAGCGGATTGGCAAATTGTCGCCAAGTACGATGATCAAGAAGCACTGATGGATTTAGCCATGAAGTGTGATGTCTTAACTTATGAGTTTGAAAACGTAGATGCAGATATGATCGATAATATAGAAAAAACAGTCTCAGTCCCTCAAGGCAGCGAACTGTTATCGATCACTCAAGATCGTTTATTAGAAAAAGCTTACTTAGAAATGAACAACATTAATTTAGCTCCTTATGCTACGATCATCAGTTTGCAAGATATCGAAGAAGCCGTTGCTTCGATCGGTTTTCCATGCGTCTTGAAATCGATCCGCGGCAGTTCTGAAGGAAAAGGCCAGTACGTTCTTTATAGCGAAGACAATATAGCAGAATGCGAAGAGCTATTGAGATTTGGAACCTGTGTCTTAGAGGCTTGGATTCCTTTTGAACGAGAATTGTCGGTCATGATCATCCGAAACGAAGCGGGAGAAGTAGCTACATTTCCAGTAACTGAAAACATTTACCGCCGAAATATCTTGCATCAAAGTATCGTACCGGCCCGCATTCAAGATGAAGTAGCGGAAGAAGCCGTTCGGATCGCTGCAACGATTGCTGAGAGCCTGAATTTAGTGGGTTCATTAGGAGTGGAATTGTTTTTGACTTCGTCAGGAGCACTATACGTCAATGAGCTAGTGCCTAGACCGAACAATGCAGGACTCTACAGCATTGAAGCTTGTTCTATATCGCAATTCGAAGCTCATATCCGAACCATTTGCGGATGGCCTTTGCCAGAAATTGAATTGCATTCTAAAGCAGTGATAACCAATATTTTAGGTGAACACTTAGAAGGTGCAAAATTGCAGATTCAACTAAAACCTGATTGGCATTTTCATTATTATGGTAAAAAAGGAACCGTTAAGGGCCAAAAAATGGGACATATCACAGTTTTGACGGATGATATTGAAAAAACTTTAGCCACTATCAATGATACCGGCGTATGGGGATAG
- a CDS encoding DUF2179 domain-containing protein has product METNIGFLALIFVINLAYVALNTIRFMLTMKGYRLVAPLVSMVEITIYVVGLGLVLDRLDNFWNIAAYAIGYGVGIAVGIRIEEYLALGYIMVTAIVPDIKSDIPEKLRHLGYGVTTSFAFGREGDRLVLEILTTRKSERKLYKQINEIEPKTFVISYEPKYINGGFWTKKVKKRKIALKKWSEAQNTAESEKE; this is encoded by the coding sequence ATGGAAACGAATATAGGGTTTTTAGCGTTAATTTTTGTCATCAATTTAGCTTATGTTGCACTGAACACGATTCGTTTTATGTTGACTATGAAGGGGTATCGACTGGTGGCTCCGCTTGTTTCGATGGTTGAGATCACGATTTATGTGGTGGGTCTAGGCTTAGTGCTTGATCGTTTGGACAACTTTTGGAATATTGCTGCTTACGCTATAGGATATGGCGTAGGAATCGCGGTCGGAATTCGAATCGAAGAATACTTAGCACTCGGCTACATTATGGTGACGGCAATTGTACCGGATATCAAAAGCGATATTCCTGAAAAATTGCGTCATCTTGGATATGGAGTCACCACAAGTTTTGCTTTTGGCCGAGAAGGCGACCGGTTAGTCTTAGAGATTTTGACCACTCGGAAATCAGAACGCAAATTATACAAACAAATCAATGAAATCGAACCAAAGACATTTGTTATTTCGTATGAACCGAAGTACATCAATGGCGGATTTTGGACCAAAAAAGTAAAAAAACGAAAAATTGCTTTAAAAAAATGGAGCGAAGCACAAAACACAGCAGAAAGCGAAAAAGAATAG
- a CDS encoding nucleobase:cation symporter-2 family protein: protein MLTNGKAAALGLQHVLAMYAGAVLVPLLIGGALGFNSEQMTYLVSIDIFMCGVATLLQLFVNRYFGIGLPVVLGCAMQAVSPLILIGSTDGIGAMYGSIIASGIFILLFAGVFSKIKRFFPPVVTGTVITVIGLTLIPVGIEKMGGGSRLAADFGSMRYLFLAFLTIAIILGVQLFAKGFIRSLAIIVGLISGTAVAAIMGMVSLSPVAAASWFHVPQPFYFGAPVFEWSSILTMILIALVSMVESTGVYFALGEVTDKKIEEDDLKRGYRAEGLAIILGGIFNTFPYTAFSQNVGLVQMSGIRTRKPIYYAAGFLMVLGLVPKIGAFATIIPEPVLGGAMMVLFGMVATQGMKMLGRVDLNQDGNLMIVAVSLGLGLGVTVIPELFSALPAAVQTFTGNGVVVASLTAIILNIVVHRGHEETVAELQKAPTKTNVQEAL from the coding sequence ATGTTAACAAATGGGAAAGCCGCAGCTTTAGGCTTACAGCATGTATTGGCAATGTATGCAGGTGCCGTTTTAGTGCCGCTGTTGATTGGTGGAGCTCTAGGATTCAACTCTGAACAAATGACGTATTTGGTTTCAATTGATATCTTTATGTGTGGTGTGGCTACGTTGCTGCAATTATTTGTTAACCGTTACTTTGGCATTGGCTTACCCGTTGTTTTAGGGTGTGCTATGCAAGCTGTATCGCCATTGATTTTGATAGGTTCCACTGATGGCATTGGCGCGATGTACGGCTCCATCATTGCTTCAGGAATCTTCATTCTTTTATTCGCAGGTGTCTTTTCTAAAATCAAACGCTTCTTTCCGCCAGTTGTGACAGGTACTGTCATCACGGTGATCGGGTTGACTTTGATCCCAGTTGGAATTGAAAAAATGGGCGGAGGCTCCAGATTAGCCGCTGACTTTGGGTCGATGCGTTATTTATTTTTAGCTTTTCTGACGATCGCTATCATTCTGGGAGTGCAATTGTTTGCTAAAGGCTTTATTCGCTCTTTAGCGATCATTGTCGGCTTGATCAGCGGAACAGCTGTTGCTGCTATCATGGGAATGGTCAGCCTTTCTCCTGTTGCTGCCGCTTCTTGGTTTCATGTACCGCAACCCTTTTATTTTGGAGCACCTGTTTTTGAATGGTCTTCTATTTTAACAATGATTTTGATTGCCCTAGTCAGCATGGTTGAGTCGACCGGTGTTTATTTTGCGCTAGGAGAGGTAACCGATAAAAAAATCGAAGAAGACGATTTAAAGCGCGGGTATCGTGCAGAAGGATTGGCGATCATTTTAGGCGGTATATTCAATACTTTCCCTTACACTGCTTTTTCACAGAACGTCGGCTTAGTGCAAATGTCAGGAATCCGGACACGTAAACCGATTTACTATGCGGCTGGTTTTTTGATGGTACTCGGGTTGGTACCTAAAATCGGCGCTTTCGCTACCATTATTCCTGAGCCTGTGTTAGGAGGCGCCATGATGGTTCTTTTCGGAATGGTAGCCACTCAAGGAATGAAAATGTTAGGCCGTGTTGATTTAAACCAAGATGGAAACTTGATGATCGTAGCTGTCTCGCTTGGTCTAGGATTAGGCGTTACGGTTATACCAGAATTGTTTTCCGCTCTGCCGGCAGCAGTTCAAACCTTTACTGGAAACGGAGTGGTGGTTGCCAGTCTCACAGCCATTATCTTAAATATTGTTGTTCACCGCGGACATGAAGAAACTGTCGCTGAACTTCAAAAAGCTCCAACGAAAACGAATGTGCAAGAAGCTCTCTAA
- a CDS encoding xanthine phosphoribosyltransferase, with amino-acid sequence MKLLEERILKDGTVLGKDVLKVDNFLNHQIDPVLMQELGNAFADYFADRNITKILTVETSGIAPAVFAGLALGVPVVFARKHKSLTLTDNLYCASVYSFTKNTTNEIAISKNFLSSEDHVLLIDDFLANGQAATGLIDICQQAEASIAGIGIVIEKSFQRGRQELEAQGFDILSLARIRAFENGIVQFVEEEGSR; translated from the coding sequence ATGAAATTATTGGAAGAACGTATTTTAAAAGATGGAACTGTCTTAGGAAAAGATGTATTAAAAGTAGACAACTTTTTAAACCACCAAATCGATCCGGTATTGATGCAAGAACTGGGCAATGCTTTTGCTGATTATTTTGCAGATCGAAACATCACCAAAATTTTAACGGTGGAAACATCTGGAATTGCTCCAGCCGTTTTTGCTGGTCTGGCTTTAGGAGTGCCGGTCGTTTTTGCGCGTAAGCACAAAAGTTTGACACTGACAGACAATTTATATTGTGCCAGCGTTTATTCTTTTACTAAAAACACAACAAATGAAATTGCGATTTCAAAAAACTTTTTATCTTCTGAAGACCACGTTCTTTTGATCGATGATTTCTTAGCTAATGGGCAAGCAGCTACAGGCTTGATCGATATTTGCCAACAAGCCGAAGCTTCGATCGCCGGTATCGGCATCGTGATTGAAAAATCTTTCCAAAGAGGGCGTCAAGAACTCGAAGCTCAAGGATTTGATATTCTTTCTTTAGCACGAATACGTGCTTTTGAAAATGGAATTGTTCAATTTGTCGAAGAAGAGGGGAGCCGTTAA
- a CDS encoding hemolysin family protein — MNSDPDSQSMLGQILLIVALTAINAFFASAEMAFVSLNQGKVREKAAQGDKKSINILNLLSDSDNFLATIQVAITLAGFISSASAATSFATRLEPYLTAVPGGKQLAVVVVTIILSYITLVFGELYPKQIALQKAEEVAGFTAGTIRVVQVIATPFVKLLSLSTNLLKKITPIDFSKKEEKMTRDEFRSYLENSQKEGAIDIEQFSMLKGVLSMDTKMAREIMVPRTDTYMIDYEDGNERNIPLLLDCTYSRVPVYKSDKDNIIGIIHVKNLLKASRHTALAEIDLKELLNPPLYVPETIFMDDLLYELKRTRNQMAILNDEYGGVVGVATLEDLLEEIVGDIDDEYDETYNMIEQLTEDRYLVDGSTPLSKFNEFFETEIESNDVDSIAGFFIMEYGSIPNVAEKAVVNYADYIFTSNQIEGSRLVNLFVERINKDETIEA; from the coding sequence ATGAATTCAGACCCCGACAGTCAGTCGATGTTAGGACAGATTTTACTCATAGTTGCTTTAACAGCAATCAACGCATTTTTCGCATCTGCAGAAATGGCTTTTGTATCTTTAAACCAAGGGAAAGTAAGAGAAAAAGCCGCACAAGGCGACAAAAAATCCATTAATATTTTGAATCTGCTATCTGATTCGGATAATTTTTTAGCAACGATTCAAGTAGCCATCACGTTAGCTGGATTTATTTCAAGTGCCTCGGCCGCTACTAGTTTTGCTACTCGTTTAGAACCTTATTTAACAGCCGTACCAGGGGGAAAACAGTTAGCTGTGGTAGTCGTAACTATCATTTTGTCTTACATTACTTTGGTATTTGGCGAGTTGTATCCTAAACAAATCGCTTTGCAAAAAGCGGAAGAAGTAGCAGGCTTTACTGCTGGTACGATTCGAGTCGTTCAAGTAATTGCGACCCCTTTTGTAAAGCTGCTTTCATTATCGACTAATTTATTGAAAAAAATAACACCGATCGATTTCTCGAAAAAAGAAGAAAAAATGACTCGTGACGAATTCCGTTCGTATTTGGAAAACAGTCAAAAAGAAGGAGCCATTGATATTGAACAATTTTCGATGTTAAAAGGTGTTTTGTCGATGGATACAAAAATGGCTAGAGAGATCATGGTGCCTCGAACAGATACGTATATGATCGACTATGAGGATGGGAATGAACGAAACATCCCTTTACTATTGGATTGCACATATTCGCGTGTGCCCGTTTATAAATCAGATAAAGACAATATCATTGGAATCATCCATGTAAAGAACCTATTGAAAGCTTCCAGACATACAGCATTAGCTGAGATCGACCTCAAAGAGTTGTTGAATCCTCCGCTCTATGTGCCGGAAACGATTTTTATGGATGATCTGCTGTATGAATTAAAACGGACGCGCAATCAAATGGCGATTTTGAATGATGAGTATGGCGGTGTAGTCGGAGTGGCTACGCTTGAAGACTTATTGGAAGAAATCGTTGGCGATATTGATGATGAATACGATGAAACCTATAATATGATTGAACAGCTCACCGAAGATCGTTACTTGGTGGACGGTTCTACACCTCTTTCAAAATTCAACGAGTTTTTTGAAACAGAAATCGAATCCAATGACGTAGACTCGATTGCCGGCTTTTTCATTATGGAATACGGCAGTATCCCTAACGTAGCAGAAAAAGCAGTGGTTAATTATGCAGATTATATTTTTACTTCAAATCAAATTGAAGGTTCCAGATTGGTGAACCTTTTCGTTGAACGGATCAATAAAGACGAAACCATCGAAGCTTAA
- the pbp4 gene encoding penicillin-binding protein PBP4(5) — MNTNTAKRNQKNTRFWVIIIAVVLVAAVIGGGTGYYFWAKNRDEKAAQATVAAYVAAVEKQDYSAVSQMVSESSLKDINYTKEAMVERYETVYGGVGAANLTVKDLKVALNDAKDQYAISYTVQMETSLGQLDDQDFATTMSKVEGDYQLDWTTQLIFPDLEPNDKIRLTTSAGERGDILAADGTPLATEGQVWEAGMHPVALGEGEEKTAQLKKISETFDVPVEQLETSLAAEWVTTDSFVPFKVISDNDTPELAGVLYQEKSMRNYPLNEATAHLIGYVGAVSAEDIEKDQTLQEGDTVGKSGLEATFDKRLRGQKGGRIVINDESDTLKKVMQESEVENGEDITLTLNADLQQAAFDQLEGESGSAVFLDPIDGSLLALVSTPSYDANLMTAGISSEEYQAYADDPASPFLARYAAGYAPGSTFKVITGAIGLDAGITMPEKTHEIDGLQWQKDSSWGDHFVTRVSATPVVNLEDALVYSDNIYFAQEALEMGQKTYEAGLAKFIFGEELNLPIAMNEAQISNDGKLASDVLLADTAYGQGQLLMNPIQQAVSYTPFANEGKLVYPKLTADQSTAEPKEAITAEAAQIIKDDLIQVVENANGTAHSLASINQSIAAKTGTAETIEGQTAEDEAETNGFLLTFDAENSSYLMVAMIEGKSSGDVTKAMKPVLEQMDTLLP, encoded by the coding sequence ATGAACACGAACACCGCAAAACGCAATCAGAAGAATACTCGATTTTGGGTAATCATCATCGCTGTCGTACTTGTTGCAGCCGTAATTGGCGGAGGGACTGGTTATTATTTCTGGGCTAAAAACCGTGATGAAAAAGCTGCACAAGCGACAGTCGCTGCTTACGTTGCTGCTGTAGAAAAGCAAGACTATTCGGCAGTGAGTCAAATGGTTTCAGAATCTTCTCTAAAAGACATCAATTACACTAAAGAAGCTATGGTAGAACGTTACGAAACGGTCTATGGAGGAGTCGGAGCAGCGAATTTGACGGTAAAAGACTTGAAAGTAGCTTTAAATGATGCCAAAGACCAGTATGCTATTTCTTATACGGTTCAAATGGAAACGTCATTGGGACAATTAGACGATCAGGATTTTGCCACGACTATGAGCAAAGTAGAGGGAGACTATCAATTAGATTGGACCACGCAATTGATTTTTCCAGATTTGGAACCCAATGACAAAATACGCTTAACAACTTCAGCTGGCGAACGAGGCGATATTTTAGCCGCAGATGGTACACCGCTTGCCACAGAAGGACAAGTATGGGAAGCCGGCATGCATCCTGTAGCTTTAGGAGAAGGCGAAGAAAAAACAGCTCAGTTGAAAAAAATCAGTGAAACATTCGATGTGCCAGTCGAACAGCTGGAAACCAGTTTGGCTGCAGAATGGGTGACCACAGATAGTTTTGTGCCGTTCAAAGTAATCAGCGACAATGACACGCCTGAACTTGCAGGAGTTCTTTACCAAGAAAAATCGATGCGGAATTACCCGCTAAATGAAGCAACAGCACACTTGATCGGCTATGTTGGCGCGGTTTCGGCAGAAGATATTGAAAAAGATCAGACCCTTCAAGAAGGCGATACGGTCGGAAAATCAGGATTGGAAGCTACTTTCGATAAACGATTGCGTGGCCAAAAAGGCGGACGAATCGTGATCAATGATGAAAGCGATACGCTGAAAAAAGTTATGCAGGAATCCGAAGTAGAGAATGGGGAAGACATCACGTTAACGCTGAATGCAGACCTCCAACAAGCGGCGTTTGATCAATTAGAGGGAGAAAGCGGCTCAGCTGTTTTTCTCGACCCAATAGATGGCAGTCTATTAGCGCTCGTGAGCACTCCTTCTTATGATGCTAACTTGATGACGGCTGGTATCAGTTCTGAAGAATACCAAGCCTATGCTGACGATCCGGCTAGTCCTTTCTTAGCCCGTTATGCAGCTGGATATGCACCTGGCTCTACCTTTAAAGTCATCACCGGCGCCATTGGTTTAGATGCTGGCATCACTATGCCAGAAAAAACACATGAAATCGATGGGCTGCAATGGCAAAAAGATTCGTCTTGGGGCGATCATTTCGTAACGCGCGTTAGTGCTACACCAGTAGTGAACTTAGAAGATGCGCTGGTTTATTCCGACAATATTTATTTTGCCCAAGAAGCATTGGAAATGGGACAGAAAACGTATGAAGCCGGCTTAGCGAAATTTATTTTTGGCGAAGAGCTGAACTTGCCGATCGCTATGAATGAAGCGCAAATATCTAATGACGGCAAATTGGCATCAGATGTTTTATTAGCAGACACTGCTTATGGACAAGGACAATTGTTAATGAATCCGATCCAACAAGCCGTTTCGTATACGCCTTTTGCAAATGAAGGAAAACTGGTTTACCCTAAATTAACGGCTGATCAATCAACGGCCGAACCTAAAGAAGCGATAACCGCTGAAGCTGCTCAAATCATTAAAGACGATTTGATCCAAGTAGTGGAAAATGCGAATGGAACAGCCCACAGTTTAGCTTCTATCAACCAGAGCATTGCAGCTAAAACAGGTACTGCCGAAACAATAGAAGGCCAAACAGCAGAAGATGAAGCAGAGACCAATGGCTTCTTATTGACTTTTGATGCAGAAAACAGCAGCTATTTAATGGTCGCGATGATCGAAGGAAAATCCAGCGGAGACGTTACTAAAGCAATGAAACCAGTTTTAGAACAAATGGACACATTGCTTCCTTAA
- a CDS encoding beta/alpha barrel domain-containing protein, with the protein MSESTKKNIPKITTDLRRDYVAVPEVIRKASGIVINGKRFRSLIFTTDIAIIMNNDADAVIAVYPFTPHPAIINGITTVASMPVLAGVGGGLTHGHRSSNIALFAEAHGCIGVVLNAPTPVDTIREVNETVDVPIIWTVVSEFTDIQEKLDAGVDIINISGAANTAHIVREIRKHYPELPIIATGGPTEESILETIEAGANAITYTPPSNGQLFSKKMKKYRHQEEDAYDEEHKGK; encoded by the coding sequence ATGAGCGAATCAACCAAAAAAAATATACCTAAAATCACAACGGATTTAAGAAGAGATTATGTGGCTGTACCAGAAGTGATCCGAAAAGCGAGTGGAATCGTCATTAATGGAAAGCGGTTTAGATCTCTGATATTTACAACAGATATCGCGATTATTATGAACAATGATGCAGATGCAGTTATTGCGGTATACCCGTTTACACCACATCCAGCAATCATCAACGGCATTACGACTGTTGCCAGCATGCCCGTTTTAGCAGGTGTGGGCGGAGGGTTGACGCATGGTCACCGTTCTTCCAATATCGCGTTATTCGCAGAAGCTCATGGGTGTATTGGGGTTGTATTGAATGCTCCTACGCCGGTTGATACCATTAGAGAAGTCAATGAAACGGTCGATGTTCCTATCATTTGGACAGTGGTTTCAGAGTTCACAGATATTCAAGAAAAATTAGACGCAGGGGTCGATATCATAAATATCAGCGGAGCAGCCAATACCGCTCATATTGTCCGAGAAATTCGAAAACATTACCCCGAGCTGCCCATTATTGCGACTGGCGGACCAACGGAAGAGAGCATTCTTGAAACGATTGAAGCAGGTGCAAATGCGATTACATATACACCACCAAGCAACGGTCAATTATTTAGTAAAAAAATGAAAAAATACCGCCATCAAGAAGAAGATGCTTACGACGAAGAACACAAAGGCAAGTAG
- a CDS encoding glycoside hydrolase family 73 protein: MASKKQKKQYPKKYPMKKNVKKPFQLSPSYILFSLFLIVFIFFGTLVFLSARNSSSSTNGSSDSGSEKQQFIVQTAEYAQTLKEEYGVLPSISVAQAILESDWGRSELSVKNNNFYGIKGSNPDQTVMMNTKEFVDGKWIEIEAPFRKYASWQESMDDHAKLFANGTTWNPDQYASVLAAADYKEAAYALETSGYATDPDYPVKLIRLIEEFDLHQYD; this comes from the coding sequence GTGGCATCAAAAAAACAAAAAAAGCAGTACCCGAAGAAATATCCGATGAAGAAAAATGTTAAAAAACCGTTTCAATTGTCGCCTAGTTATATTCTGTTCAGCCTATTCTTGATTGTGTTCATTTTTTTCGGCACGCTGGTTTTTTTAAGCGCCCGTAACTCATCTTCTTCCACTAATGGTTCTTCTGATTCCGGTAGCGAGAAACAACAGTTCATTGTACAAACAGCAGAATACGCTCAAACATTAAAAGAAGAATATGGGGTTTTGCCAAGCATCAGTGTAGCACAAGCGATTCTGGAATCGGATTGGGGCAGAAGCGAGTTGTCTGTAAAAAACAATAATTTTTATGGCATCAAGGGCAGCAACCCAGACCAGACAGTGATGATGAATACCAAAGAATTTGTAGACGGCAAGTGGATCGAGATCGAAGCTCCATTTAGAAAATACGCTAGCTGGCAAGAATCCATGGACGATCACGCTAAATTATTTGCTAATGGAACAACTTGGAATCCAGATCAATACGCTAGTGTTTTAGCTGCTGCTGATTATAAAGAAGCTGCTTACGCTTTAGAAACAAGCGGATATGCAACCGATCCGGATTATCCTGTAAAGCTGATTCGGCTAATTGAAGAGTTTGATTTACATCAGTATGATTGA